A DNA window from Oncorhynchus tshawytscha isolate Ot180627B linkage group LG13, Otsh_v2.0, whole genome shotgun sequence contains the following coding sequences:
- the LOC112265974 gene encoding ATP-sensitive inward rectifier potassium channel 1, producing the protein MVFGIRKCIQDHLVERRIRRSRLVTKDGHCNIEFGNVKYGNHFAFLVDFWTTFVEFRWRFVLFFFIASFTLSWFIFSLLWFWVARNNGDLTWQNPPSNHTPCMWNVYGLTTAFLFSLETQTTIGYGVRAVTPQCPGAVALIIIQTLIGALIHCFMCGIIVSKISLPKKRAKTISFSEVAVICPKKDFLCLMIRVANLRKTLMIGSQIYGKLLRTTVKPDGETIIMDQVNIEFMMDAGKDNLFFVCPLTLYHVIDKASPFFEMAVDTLRKQEFELVVFLEGTAETTSSACQVRTSFIPQEIMWGYNFLPIISRSKEGKYRVDFSNFSKVASVATAHCAYCFHNIMGHHLPSINVIDNVGFEVIDILE; encoded by the coding sequence ATGGTGTTTGGCATCCGGAAGTGCATCCAGGACCACCTGGTGGAGCGAAGAATCCGCAGAAGCCGGCTGGTGACCAAAGATGGCCACTGCAACATTGAATTCGGCAATGTGAAGTACGGCAACCACTTTGCCTTCCTCGTGGACTTCTGGACGACCTTCGTAGAGTTCCGCTGGCGCTttgtcctcttcttcttcatcgCCTCATTCACCCTGAGCTGGTTCATCTTCAGCCTGCTGTGGTTCTGGGTCGCCCGGAACAACGGGGACCTGACATGGCAGAACCCCCCAAGCAACCACACCCCCTGTATGTGGAACGTCTACGGTCTGACTACGgccttcctcttctccctggAGACCCAGACCACCATCGGGTATGGTGTACGCGCTGTCACCCCCCAATGTCCTGGTGCTGTAGCCCTCATCATTATCCAGACTCTCATAGGGGCCCTCATACACTGCTTCATGTGTGGAATCATTGTGTCCAAGATATCCCTCCCTAAGAAAAGGGCCAAGACCATCTCATTCAGTGAGGTGGCTGTCATCTGTCCTAAGAAGGACTTCCTTTGCCTTATGATAAGAGTGGCCAACTTACGCAAGACCCTGATGATCGGGAGCCAGATCTACGGAAAGCTGTTGAGGACAACAGTCAAACCCGATGGGGAGACAATCATCATGGACCAGGTGAACATTGAGTTCATGATGGACGCTGGGAAGGACAACCTCTTCTTTGTGTGCCCTCTCACACTCTACCATGTGATTGACAAGGCTAGCCCTTTTTTTGAGATGGCAGTGGACACTCTCCGTAAGCAGGAGTTTGAGCTGGTGGTCTTTCTGGAGGGTACAGCCGAGACCACCAGCTCAGCCTGCCAGGTCAGGACTTCCTTCATTCCTCAGGAGATCATGTGGGGTTACAACTTCCTACCCATCATCTCCCGCAGCAAAGAGGGCAAGTACAGAGTGGACTTCTCCAACTTCTCCAAGGTAGCGTCCGTTGCCACCGCACACTGTGCCTACTGCTTCCACAACATAATGGGACATCACCTCCCCTCCATTAATGTCATTGACAATGTTGGATTTGAAGTTATTGATATCCTAGAATAA